Proteins found in one Paenibacillus wynnii genomic segment:
- a CDS encoding (2Fe-2S)-binding protein yields the protein MKDDLLIHELATQFDLQLSVPEGTLFSFAAADLVKEEKMQEFIECYKPLMKALDDTAVAAYFASWFSSAAMALQYSLSVFNTVPNMSLSNLTIHLVPASGYCRVVYVMNQWDTIKGPEDKVERDHWRHLVLADFYKNTAFPLIRCISALSGLAASQIWGQFPTKFNYYLEILIKGQDNADTIHQLQMDYESLKNDLSPEIFGLAKNPFQVQVRRIEDLADPEKTVQMRNRCCLYYLTEGGSYCYTCPRLNENERVDRREKFRDRKSRADSNK from the coding sequence ATGAAGGATGATCTATTGATTCATGAACTGGCAACCCAATTCGACCTACAGCTTTCGGTTCCGGAGGGTACACTATTTTCGTTTGCAGCGGCCGATCTGGTAAAGGAAGAGAAGATGCAGGAGTTCATTGAATGCTATAAACCCTTGATGAAAGCGCTCGATGATACTGCCGTGGCTGCCTATTTCGCCAGCTGGTTTTCAAGTGCAGCTATGGCGCTGCAGTATTCATTATCTGTTTTTAATACGGTTCCGAACATGAGTCTGTCTAATCTTACAATTCACCTTGTACCCGCGAGTGGTTATTGCCGAGTAGTGTATGTTATGAATCAATGGGACACGATTAAAGGGCCAGAAGATAAGGTCGAACGGGATCATTGGCGTCATTTGGTGCTTGCGGACTTTTATAAAAATACAGCATTCCCCCTTATTCGTTGCATATCTGCTCTTAGCGGTCTAGCCGCAAGTCAAATTTGGGGCCAATTTCCTACTAAATTCAATTATTATCTGGAGATTTTGATTAAAGGTCAAGACAATGCCGACACTATTCATCAACTTCAAATGGACTACGAAAGTCTAAAAAATGATTTGTCTCCTGAAATCTTCGGTTTAGCCAAAAATCCGTTTCAGGTACAAGTTCGAAGAATTGAAGATCTAGCTGATCCGGAAAAAACAGTGCAGATGCGGAACCGCTGTTGCCTGTATTACCTTACTGAAGGTGGGAGTTATTGTTATACATGCCCTCGTCTGAATGAGAACGAAAGAGTCGATCGAAGAGAGAAATTCAGAGACAGGAAGAGTCGAGCTGATTCAAATAAATAA
- the murB gene encoding UDP-N-acetylmuramate dehydrogenase, whose protein sequence is MNISKILEDLQKLVKAGILKSHESLKDHVFTKMGGQADILAIPTTYEEIQNIVTYAHQNGVPLTVLGNGSNVIIRDGGVRGIVLQTSSLSGMGIKEDNVLFAQCGAKIIDVSRFALEKELTGLEFACGIPGTVGGALYMNAGAYGGEVSHVLQSALVLRKDGQIDTMHGDMLQWGYRKSIFASGEYIVLEALFSMRAGTFTEIKSAMDDLTEQRESKQPLEYPSCGSVFKRPPGRYAGQLIQESGLQGTRIGGAEVSRKHAGFIVNADHATATDYIGLIHHVRNTVKDKFDVELETEVEIIGEE, encoded by the coding sequence ATGAACATAAGCAAAATACTTGAGGATTTACAAAAGCTCGTTAAGGCTGGAATTCTAAAAAGCCACGAGTCCTTAAAAGATCATGTGTTTACAAAAATGGGCGGTCAGGCTGATATTCTCGCTATTCCCACCACTTATGAGGAAATTCAAAATATTGTTACATATGCGCACCAGAACGGAGTCCCGTTGACTGTTCTTGGGAATGGGTCGAATGTGATCATCAGGGATGGTGGCGTACGTGGAATAGTTCTGCAGACCTCCAGCTTGTCAGGCATGGGGATAAAAGAAGATAACGTTTTATTCGCTCAATGCGGCGCCAAAATTATTGATGTCTCCCGGTTTGCCCTCGAAAAGGAGCTCACTGGGCTCGAATTTGCCTGTGGAATACCCGGGACAGTAGGAGGAGCGCTGTATATGAACGCTGGTGCCTATGGAGGGGAAGTCTCCCATGTGCTTCAGAGTGCATTAGTTCTGCGGAAAGATGGCCAAATCGATACGATGCACGGAGATATGCTCCAGTGGGGATATAGAAAAAGTATATTTGCCAGTGGAGAGTATATTGTATTGGAGGCACTTTTTTCCATGAGGGCTGGAACATTTACTGAAATTAAGTCCGCTATGGATGATTTGACTGAACAACGGGAATCTAAGCAGCCGCTTGAATACCCTTCCTGTGGAAGTGTCTTCAAGCGCCCACCTGGGCGGTATGCGGGACAGTTGATCCAAGAAAGCGGATTACAGGGTACCCGGATCGGCGGGGCGGAAGTTTCAAGAAAACATGCTGGTTTTATTGTAAATGCAGATCACGCTACAGCTACAGATTATATTGGATTAATTCATCATGTACGCAATACGGTAAAAGACAAGTTTGATGTTGAATTGGAGACGGAAGTCGAAATTATCGGTGAAGAGTAG